In Festucalex cinctus isolate MCC-2025b chromosome 5, RoL_Fcin_1.0, whole genome shotgun sequence, a single genomic region encodes these proteins:
- the rbm19 gene encoding putative RNA-binding protein 19, whose protein sequence is MSRLIVKNLPNGMKEERFRGMFAAFGTVTDCTLKFTKDGKFRKFGFVGFKREEDANTALKHFNRSFVDTSRVTVEMCKAFGDPTKAKAWSKHTQSSEPDKPATQTKTANKKEKGEKEPNSALKNLEDDDAFKEFLSVHQNRSQAPTWVNDTLQQAVDPDGDKAKSKKKPVDDDYLNFDSDQSDNEYEETEEEDEEDSEDDFITKEALKSSLSDMDYLRSKVVRTEDAMDEGDEKVDKEKEDGAPAQHNDSAYESGDRDNTLKTNTSVSSEDKKQRKAKKNAKQEMEPTTEFTVKLRGVPFNVKEKQIREFMTPQKPAAIRIGRNESGNRTGYVYVDLHSAKEVEKALKKNKDYIGGRYIEVFRVEASGWNKTDQKDKIIDRNFTRKLKDDEEEEDVAESGRLFVRNLPYTCTEEEVKEIFSKHGPLSEVLFPIDNLTKRPKGFAFITYMIPENAVAALSQLDGHIFQGRMLHLLPSTVKKEKSESSEAGGPGSSSYKRQMDAKNKASSSSSHNWNTLFLGTSAVADAIAEKYNTTKSQVLDHETKGSVAVRMALGETQIVQETRQFLLDSGVSLDSFSQAAAERSTTVILVKNLPSGVMVSELEKLFSTHGSLGRVLLPPSGLTAIIEFLEPTEAKRAFTRLAYSKFHHVPLYLEWAPMGVFVAAEPAPVKVKGVEEEKQQKEEKDEDEEEEEDECVAGSTLFIKNLNFSTTEETLQETFSKCGKVKSCTISKKKNKAGKMLSMGYGFVQYHTAEAAQKALRQLQRCSVDEHSLELKISERATRTAEVSRKKKQVEKKQTGSKILVRNVPFQATVKEIRELFCTFGELKTVRLPKKAAGTGSHRGFGFIDFITKQDAKKAFAALCHSTHLYGRRLVLEWADTEETVETLRRKTAEHFHVFSKKQRKAEVLGGILEKMETPDDAEG, encoded by the exons ATGTCGAGACTCATCGTTAAAAACCTCCCAAATGGG ATGAAGGAGGAGAGGTTCCGAGGCATGTTTGCAGCTTTTGGGACTGTGACTGACTGCACCCTCAAGTTCACCAAGGACGGCAAGTTCCGCAAGTTTGGCTTTGTCGGCTTCAAACGCGAAGAGGACGCGAATACAGCGCTGAAGCATTTTAACAGGAGCTTCGTGGATACATCCAGAGTGACG GTGGAGATGTGTAAGGCATTTGGTGACCCCACTAAAGCAAAAGCTTGGAGCAAACACACTCAGAGTTCTGAACCAGACAAACCAGCCACACAGACTAAAACTGCTAATAAAAAG GAGAAGGGGGAAAAGGAGCCCAACAGTGCATTGAAAAAT CTAGAGGACGATGACGCGTTCAAGGAGTTCCTGTCAGTGCATCAGAATCGAAGTCAAGCGCCGACATGGGTGAATGATACATTGCAGCAGGCGGTCGACCCTGACGGCGACAAGGCAAAGAGCAAGAAGAAGCCGGTTGACGATGATTACCTCAACTTTGACTCTGACCAATCAGACAATGAATATGAGGAAACAGaagaagaggatgaggaggacaGTGAAGATGACT TCATCACTAAAGAAGCTCTGAAGTCCAGCCTGTCAGATATGGACTATCTTCGCTCAAAGGTGGTACGAACTGAGGACGCCATGGATGAAGGCGATGAGAAGGTTGACAAAGAGAAAGAGGATGGTGCTCCTGCACAGCACAACGACAGCGCTTATGAGAGTGGGGACCGAGATAACACCCTCAAAACAAACACCTCTGTTTCCTCTGAGGACAAGAAGCAGAGAAAAGCGAAGAAAAACGCAAAGCAAGAG ATGGAACCAACAACAGAGTTCACGGTTAAACTCAGAGGAGTCCCGTTCAATGTAAAAGAG AAACAAATTAGAGAATTCATGACGCCACAGAAGCCTGCTGCCATCAGAATTGGAAGAAATGAAAGCGGCAACAGAACAG GCTATGTATATGTAGATCTTCACTCTGCAAAAGAAGTTGAAAAGGCCTTGAAGAAGAATAAAGACTATATAG GAGGTCGCTACATCGAGGTGTTCCGGGTAGAGGCATCCGGATGGAACAAGACTGACCAAAAGGACAAAATAATTGATAGAAACTTCACCAGAAAATTGAAGGAcgatgaggaagaagaggatgTTGCTGAATCGGGACGTCtctttgtccgaaacctccctTATACATGCACAGAAGAAGAAGTCAAAGAAATATTTTCTAAACATG GTCCTTTATCCGAGGTGCTCTTCCCCATTGACAATCTAACAAAGAGGCCTAAAGGTTTTGCTTTCATAACATACATGATTCCAGAAAATGCTGTGGCAGCTTTATCCCAACTTGACGGGCACATATTTCAG ggcaGGATGCTTCACCTGCTTCCATCCAcagtaaagaaagaaaaaagtgaaTCTTCAGAAGCTGGAGGTCCTGGCTCCTCATCTTATAAACGTCAAATGgatgcaaaaaacaaagcttCAAGTTCCAG TTCACACAACTGGAATACACTCTTTCTGGGCACAAGCGCAGTGGCTGATGCCATCGCGGAAAAATACAACACCACAAAAAGTCAAGTCTTGGACCAT GAGACAAAGGGAAGTGTTGCTGTGCGAATGGCTCTGGGAGAGACCCAGATTGTCCAAGAGACTCGGCAATTTCTCCTAGACAGCGGTGTGAGTTTGGATTCCTTCAGTCAG GCGGCTGCAGAGAGGAGCACAACTGTGATCTTGGTGAAGAACCTCCCATCCGGAGTGATGGTGTCGGAGCTGGAGAAGCTCTTCTCCACTCATGGCTCTTTGGGGCGGGTGCTGCTGCCGCCCTCCGGCCTCACCGCCATCATCGAGTTCCTGGAGCCCACTGAAGCCAAGCGAGCTTTTACGAGACTGGCCTACAGCAAG TTCCATCACGTCCCGTTGTATTTGGAGTGGGCGCCCATGGGGGTGTTTGTTGCAGCCGAACCAGCGCCAG tGAAAGTAAAGGGTGTGGAAGAGGAGAAGCAACAGAAGGAAGaaaaagatgaggatgaagaagaggaggaggatgagtgtGTTGCAGGTTCCACACTTTTCATCAAGAATCTCAATTTCAGCACGACGGAGGAAACACTTCAAGAG ACCTTCTCCAAATGTGGCAAGGTGAAGTCATGCACAAtctccaagaaaaaaaacaaagcag GCAAAATGCTGTCAATGGGCTATGGTTTCGTTCAATATCATACGGCCGAGGCAGCGCAGAAAGCCTTGCGACAACTCCAG CGCTGCAGTGTGGATGAACACAGCTTAGAGCTGAAGATTTCAGAAAGAGCTACAag GACTGCTGAAGTGTCACGCAAGAAAAAGCAGGTGGAGAAGAAGCAAACAGGGTCAAAGATCCTTGTGCGAAATGTCCCCTTCCAAGCCACCGTCAAGGAAATTCGGGAACTATTCTG TACGTTCGGAGAGCTGAAGACAGTCCGTCTTCCGAAGAAAGCAGCAGGTACGGGGAGTCATCGAGGTTTTGGCTTCATCGACTTCATCACCAAGCAGGATGCAAAG AAAGCATTTGCTGCCTTGTGCCACAGCACCCATCTTTACGGAAGACGCCTTGTGCTGGAATGGGCTGATACGGAGGAAACAGTGGAGACATTGAGGCGGAAAACAGCTGAACATTTTCATG tGTTCAGCAAAAAGCAACGAAAGGCGGAGGTGCTGGGGGGAATTCTGGAAAAGATGGAAACTCCGGATGATGCGGAGGGTTGA
- the slc2a11b gene encoding solute carrier family 2, facilitated glucose transporter member 11b isoform X2, with protein sequence MELSEGPPIETKKRVPNKTLLLATFAACIGGTFQYGYNVSVINAPTKYVQNFINQTWTERYQSDIAAGVLTLMWSTIVSVFTLGGLIGVSIGGTLSIKLGRKGTLLVNNILAILAALMMGLSYPTGIFELIILGRLLIGLNAGIGLCVQPLYLVEIAPTSIRGLMGMGTSVFVTGGIFTGQVMGLKELLGKEEYWPILLATTCIPAVMQLVMLPWFPESPRFLLIDRGDYEGCRKALRQLHGAADSDSELEDMEKEKNNLDQEEFKAKKPWELFADRSIRWQLLTIMLLNSAQQLNGINAIYFYADYVFTQAGIPSEGIPYATVGTGACECITALTCGLLIEHLGRKVLITGGYTLMSICCILFTLTITFQEISPVFPYLSMACVFAFILSFGLGPGGVTNILTMELFTQNVRPAAYMIAGSINWISFFFISMVFPFIVLGLKQYCFLVFMAICILVALYIFIIIPETKNKTFLEIQNEFKTGRKTDHGNNGSGTTLLATSI encoded by the exons GTGCCAAACAAAACCCTTCTTCTGGCTACGTTTGCTGCTTGTATCGGAGGGACCTTCCAGTATGGATATAACGTCTCTGTCATTAATGCACCCACCAAG TATGTGCAAAACTTCATCAACCAAACATGGACAGAGCGTTACCAAAGTGACATTGCAGCTGGTGTTCTCACTTTAATGTGGTCCACTATTGTGTCTGTATTTACACTTGGAGGACTAATAGGAGTTTCAATTGGAGGAACACTGTCTATAAAACTGGGAag GAAAGGGACATTGTTGGTCAATAATATTCTTGCCATATTGGCTGCCCTGATGATGGGTTTGAGCTACCCGACAGGAATATTTGAACTAATCATCCTCGGACGTCTTCTCATTGGATTAAATGCAG GCATTGGTCTTTGTGTTCAACCTTTGTACTTGGTGGAAATTGCTCCAACATCTATCCGTGGCCTCATGGGAATGGGAACCTCCGTTTTTGTGACGGGTGGGATCTTCACTGGACAAGTGATGGGCCtcaa GGAGCTGTTGGGTAAAGAAGAGTACTGGCCCATTCTACTTGCCACCACATGCATCCCAGCAGTCATGCAGCTCGTGATGCTCCCCTGGTTCCCGGAGAGTCCACGCTTCCTGCTCATTGACAGAGGAGATTATGAGGGGTGCAGAAAAG CCCTCAGGCAGCTCCACGGTGCAGCTGATTCCGATAGCGAATTGGAAGAcatggagaaggagaagaacaaCCTGGACCAGGAGGAATTCAAAGCCAAGAAACCATGGGAGCTGTTTGCAGACCGCAGCATACGCTGGCAGCTTCTCACCATCATGCTTCTCAATTCAGCTCAGCAGCTGAACGGAATCAATGCT ATTTACTTCTACGCAGATTATGTGTTTACGCAAGCAGGAATTCCCAGTGAGGGAATACCATATGCAACAGTAGGCACGGGTGCCTGTGAATGCATCACTGCTTTGACCTGT GGTTTGCTCATCGAGCATCTGGGACGGAAAGTGCTCATTACTGGAGGATACACGCTCATGAGTATCTGCTGCATTTTATTTACTCTCACCATTACTTTTCAG GAGATCAGTCCAGTTTTTCCCTACCTCAGCATGGCATGTGTGTTTGCCTTTATTCTGAGTTTTGGATTAGGGCCAG GTGGTGTGACTAATATCTTGACTATGGAGCTGTTCACGCAAAACGTGCGGCCTGCAGCCTACATGATTGCAGGCTCCATAAACTGGATCAGTTTCTTTTTCATCAGCATggtctttccttttattgtg CTTGGTCTGAAGCAGTACTGTTTCCTGGTGTTTATGGCCATCTGCATCCTGGTGGCACTTTACATATTCATTATCATTCCTGAAACCAAGAACAAAACTTTTCTGGAAATCCAGAATGAGTTTAAGACTGGGAGAAAAACAGACCATGGCAATAACGGCTCTGGGACGACACTGTTGGCAACCTCAATATAA
- the plbd2 gene encoding putative phospholipase B-like 2 yields MAMGYIPVEISLLCNFGLVLNCVLLSNLVGAEVQSAVIDKNTGQLSLQDGYRDDFVAWANFTDDIQTSGWAFLEVTTSSQYNDSFQAYAAGSVEAAVTSQLIYKHWMNTLMGYCGPFSRDSGYCDRLKNFINVNLQWIQEQIEKEPNSPYWYQVRLALLQLKGLEDSYNEELSFPSGPTSFNPFGFLLFQMGGDLEDLESALNKSSLTRPLGSGSCSALIKLLPNNKDLLVSHDTWGTYQSMLRIMKKYSFAFKVSPLDNLILPGQIQAFSSYPGTIFSGDDFYILSSGLVTLETTIGNSNPALWKFVQPAGTVMEWLRNIVANRLAVTAKAWAEIFSKYNSGTYNNQWMIVDYNNFTPGKTNMMEDLFVVLEQIPGQIVFTDKTEELLQKGYWASYNIPYYEEIFNASGCNELVKKFGSWFSLDLNPRAQIFKRDQKAVTDVASMMRLMRYNNFKKDPLSRCQDCNPHENGENAISARSDLNPASGTYPFGALRQRSHGGTDMKMTTYGMFRRYEMLAVSGPTWDQVPAFQWSNSPYKDLLHMGQPDLWAFKPVKVTWTP; encoded by the exons ATGGCCATGGGCTACATCCCGGTTGAGATTTCTTTGTTGTGTAACTTTGGCCTcgttttaaattgtgttttactcaGTAACTTGGTTGGAGCTGAAGTACAATCGGCGGTTATTGACAAAAACACGGGGCAGCTGTCTCTCCAGGATGGTTATAGAGACGATTTTGTGGCGTGGGCTAACTTCACCGATGACATTCAAACTTCAGG CTGGGCTTTCTTGGAGGTGACTACTAGCAGTCAGTACAATGACAGCTTCCAGGCGTATGCTGCTGGATCCGTGGAGGCTGCAGTCACATCTCAG CTTATCTACAAGCACTGGATGAACACTCTCATGGGTTACTGTGGACCCTTCTCGAGAGATTCTGGTTACTGTGATCGTCTTAAGAATTTCATCAACGTCAACCTGCAGTGGATTCAGGAGCAAATTGAGAAGGAGCCAAATTCACCTTACTGGTACCAG GTTCGTCTGGCTCTTCTTCAGCTCAAAGGTCTAGAGGACAGTTACAATGAAGAACTCTCATTTCCTTCCGGCCCAACATCCTTTAACCCATTTGGTTTCCT ACTCTTCCAAATGGGCGGAGATCTGGAGGACTTGGAATCAGCTCTCAATAAATCCAGCCTGACTCGACCACTAGGATCCGGCTCGTGCTCTGCTCTCATTAAACTGCTGCCAAACAATAAGGATCTGCTGGTGTCACATGACACCTGGGGCACCTACCAATCAATGTTGCGCATCATGAAGAAATACTCCTTTGCCTTCAAAGTTTCTCCATTAG ACAATCTGATCCTTCCTGGACAGATTCAGGCATTCTCCTCCTACCCTGGAACTATTTTTTCTGGAGATGACTTTTATATCCTTAGTAGTGGCTTG GTTACCCTGGAAACCACCATTGGAAACAGCAACCCAGCTTTGTGGAAGTTTGTTCAACCCGCAGGCACGGTCATGGAATGGCTCAGGAATATCGTGGCTAATCGTCTAGCAGTGACTGCTAAAGCCTGGGCAGAGATATTCAGCAAGTACAACAGTGGCAC GTACAATAACCAGTGGATGATTGTGGACTATAACAACTTCACTCCAGGCAAGACCAACATGATGGAGGACTTGTTTGTTGTGTTGGAGCAGATTCC GGGGCAAATTGTTTTTACTGATAAAACAGAAGAATTACTTCAGAAAGGATACTGGGCAAGTTACAACATACC GTACTATGAAGAGATATTTAATGCGAGCGGATGCAATGAGCTGGTGAAAAAGTTTGGTTCGTGGTTCTCCCTTGACTTGAATCCCCGGGCTCAAATATTTAAGAGAGACCAGAAAGCTGTTACGGACGTTGCCTCCATGATGCGCCTCATGAG atataataactttaaaaaagacCCCTTGTCACGGTGCCAAGACTGCAATCCACATGAGAATGGAGAGAACGCCATCTCAGCTCGCTCAGACCTAAATCCGGCAAGCGGCACTTATCCATTTGGCGCTTTACGGCAGAGGTCCCATGGAGGGACAGACATGAAG ATGACCACCTATGGAATGTTTCGTCGGTATGAGATGTTGGCTGTAAGCGGGCCAACTTGGGACCAGGTGCCCGCCTTCCAGTGGAGCAATTCCCCATACAAAGACCTTCTGCACATGGGTCAACCTGATTTGTGGGCATTTAAACCTGTTAAAGTCACCTGGACACCTTAA
- the slc2a11b gene encoding solute carrier family 2, facilitated glucose transporter member 11b isoform X3 yields MWSTIVSVFTLGGLIGVSIGGTLSIKLGRKGTLLVNNILAILAALMMGLSYPTGIFELIILGRLLIGLNAGIGLCVQPLYLVEIAPTSIRGLMGMGTSVFVTGGIFTGQVMGLKELLGKEEYWPILLATTCIPAVMQLVMLPWFPESPRFLLIDRGDYEGCRKALRQLHGAADSDSELEDMEKEKNNLDQEEFKAKKPWELFADRSIRWQLLTIMLLNSAQQLNGINAIYFYADYVFTQAGIPSEGIPYATVGTGACECITALTCGLLIEHLGRKVLITGGYTLMSICCILFTLTITFQEISPVFPYLSMACVFAFILSFGLGPGGVTNILTMELFTQNVRPAAYMIAGSINWISFFFISMVFPFIVLGLKQYCFLVFMAICILVALYIFIIIPETKNKTFLEIQNEFKTGRKTDHGNNGSGTTLLATSI; encoded by the exons ATGTGGTCCACTATTGTGTCTGTATTTACACTTGGAGGACTAATAGGAGTTTCAATTGGAGGAACACTGTCTATAAAACTGGGAag GAAAGGGACATTGTTGGTCAATAATATTCTTGCCATATTGGCTGCCCTGATGATGGGTTTGAGCTACCCGACAGGAATATTTGAACTAATCATCCTCGGACGTCTTCTCATTGGATTAAATGCAG GCATTGGTCTTTGTGTTCAACCTTTGTACTTGGTGGAAATTGCTCCAACATCTATCCGTGGCCTCATGGGAATGGGAACCTCCGTTTTTGTGACGGGTGGGATCTTCACTGGACAAGTGATGGGCCtcaa GGAGCTGTTGGGTAAAGAAGAGTACTGGCCCATTCTACTTGCCACCACATGCATCCCAGCAGTCATGCAGCTCGTGATGCTCCCCTGGTTCCCGGAGAGTCCACGCTTCCTGCTCATTGACAGAGGAGATTATGAGGGGTGCAGAAAAG CCCTCAGGCAGCTCCACGGTGCAGCTGATTCCGATAGCGAATTGGAAGAcatggagaaggagaagaacaaCCTGGACCAGGAGGAATTCAAAGCCAAGAAACCATGGGAGCTGTTTGCAGACCGCAGCATACGCTGGCAGCTTCTCACCATCATGCTTCTCAATTCAGCTCAGCAGCTGAACGGAATCAATGCT ATTTACTTCTACGCAGATTATGTGTTTACGCAAGCAGGAATTCCCAGTGAGGGAATACCATATGCAACAGTAGGCACGGGTGCCTGTGAATGCATCACTGCTTTGACCTGT GGTTTGCTCATCGAGCATCTGGGACGGAAAGTGCTCATTACTGGAGGATACACGCTCATGAGTATCTGCTGCATTTTATTTACTCTCACCATTACTTTTCAG GAGATCAGTCCAGTTTTTCCCTACCTCAGCATGGCATGTGTGTTTGCCTTTATTCTGAGTTTTGGATTAGGGCCAG GTGGTGTGACTAATATCTTGACTATGGAGCTGTTCACGCAAAACGTGCGGCCTGCAGCCTACATGATTGCAGGCTCCATAAACTGGATCAGTTTCTTTTTCATCAGCATggtctttccttttattgtg CTTGGTCTGAAGCAGTACTGTTTCCTGGTGTTTATGGCCATCTGCATCCTGGTGGCACTTTACATATTCATTATCATTCCTGAAACCAAGAACAAAACTTTTCTGGAAATCCAGAATGAGTTTAAGACTGGGAGAAAAACAGACCATGGCAATAACGGCTCTGGGACGACACTGTTGGCAACCTCAATATAA
- the slc2a11b gene encoding solute carrier family 2, facilitated glucose transporter member 11b isoform X1 produces the protein MSKENWENNDEYTPLLIKEAEETKPPLKVPNKTLLLATFAACIGGTFQYGYNVSVINAPTKYVQNFINQTWTERYQSDIAAGVLTLMWSTIVSVFTLGGLIGVSIGGTLSIKLGRKGTLLVNNILAILAALMMGLSYPTGIFELIILGRLLIGLNAGIGLCVQPLYLVEIAPTSIRGLMGMGTSVFVTGGIFTGQVMGLKELLGKEEYWPILLATTCIPAVMQLVMLPWFPESPRFLLIDRGDYEGCRKALRQLHGAADSDSELEDMEKEKNNLDQEEFKAKKPWELFADRSIRWQLLTIMLLNSAQQLNGINAIYFYADYVFTQAGIPSEGIPYATVGTGACECITALTCGLLIEHLGRKVLITGGYTLMSICCILFTLTITFQEISPVFPYLSMACVFAFILSFGLGPGGVTNILTMELFTQNVRPAAYMIAGSINWISFFFISMVFPFIVLGLKQYCFLVFMAICILVALYIFIIIPETKNKTFLEIQNEFKTGRKTDHGNNGSGTTLLATSI, from the exons atgtcaaaagaaaatTGGGAAAATAACGATGAATATACCCCTTTGTTAATTAAAGAGGCCGAAGAAACAAAGCCGCCATTGAAG GTGCCAAACAAAACCCTTCTTCTGGCTACGTTTGCTGCTTGTATCGGAGGGACCTTCCAGTATGGATATAACGTCTCTGTCATTAATGCACCCACCAAG TATGTGCAAAACTTCATCAACCAAACATGGACAGAGCGTTACCAAAGTGACATTGCAGCTGGTGTTCTCACTTTAATGTGGTCCACTATTGTGTCTGTATTTACACTTGGAGGACTAATAGGAGTTTCAATTGGAGGAACACTGTCTATAAAACTGGGAag GAAAGGGACATTGTTGGTCAATAATATTCTTGCCATATTGGCTGCCCTGATGATGGGTTTGAGCTACCCGACAGGAATATTTGAACTAATCATCCTCGGACGTCTTCTCATTGGATTAAATGCAG GCATTGGTCTTTGTGTTCAACCTTTGTACTTGGTGGAAATTGCTCCAACATCTATCCGTGGCCTCATGGGAATGGGAACCTCCGTTTTTGTGACGGGTGGGATCTTCACTGGACAAGTGATGGGCCtcaa GGAGCTGTTGGGTAAAGAAGAGTACTGGCCCATTCTACTTGCCACCACATGCATCCCAGCAGTCATGCAGCTCGTGATGCTCCCCTGGTTCCCGGAGAGTCCACGCTTCCTGCTCATTGACAGAGGAGATTATGAGGGGTGCAGAAAAG CCCTCAGGCAGCTCCACGGTGCAGCTGATTCCGATAGCGAATTGGAAGAcatggagaaggagaagaacaaCCTGGACCAGGAGGAATTCAAAGCCAAGAAACCATGGGAGCTGTTTGCAGACCGCAGCATACGCTGGCAGCTTCTCACCATCATGCTTCTCAATTCAGCTCAGCAGCTGAACGGAATCAATGCT ATTTACTTCTACGCAGATTATGTGTTTACGCAAGCAGGAATTCCCAGTGAGGGAATACCATATGCAACAGTAGGCACGGGTGCCTGTGAATGCATCACTGCTTTGACCTGT GGTTTGCTCATCGAGCATCTGGGACGGAAAGTGCTCATTACTGGAGGATACACGCTCATGAGTATCTGCTGCATTTTATTTACTCTCACCATTACTTTTCAG GAGATCAGTCCAGTTTTTCCCTACCTCAGCATGGCATGTGTGTTTGCCTTTATTCTGAGTTTTGGATTAGGGCCAG GTGGTGTGACTAATATCTTGACTATGGAGCTGTTCACGCAAAACGTGCGGCCTGCAGCCTACATGATTGCAGGCTCCATAAACTGGATCAGTTTCTTTTTCATCAGCATggtctttccttttattgtg CTTGGTCTGAAGCAGTACTGTTTCCTGGTGTTTATGGCCATCTGCATCCTGGTGGCACTTTACATATTCATTATCATTCCTGAAACCAAGAACAAAACTTTTCTGGAAATCCAGAATGAGTTTAAGACTGGGAGAAAAACAGACCATGGCAATAACGGCTCTGGGACGACACTGTTGGCAACCTCAATATAA
- the LOC144019320 gene encoding transmembrane protein 248 — protein MMASCQPVSNIRDYVSQNPPAVTFFLCLLTLAVSFICLGSYSSNHIMPNPDTAKDWNHLLSRLAHFHLCVKSNWSSDEPVSLGPSPLTEPSRDGASHVTSLHLQVPLIITTSHGLPKDVDLFTTLTARQLHLGGEEIVNVHIHSENDTTTCLTLRAPTVLLPMSRLPPECHASRNNHSPIHVEANDQPPSPSQLCYGLFSWNDPTFTIMLTKEEQWVAVRHLLEVSMCLIGVCLILCLAASVSHSKMRNYHRKELDLQNEPLIDS, from the exons ATGATGGCGTCCTGCCAGCCGGTTAGCAATATAAGAGATTACGTGTCCCAGAACCCGCCGGCCGTGacatttttcctgtgtctcctGACACTGGCTGTTTCCTTCATCTGCCTCGGTTCTTACAGCAGTAATCATATCATGCCCAATCCTGACACAGCAAAG GACTGGAACCATCTCCTATCTAGATTAGCACACTTCCATCTGTGTGTTAAATCCAACTGGAGTTCAGATGAGCCGGTGTCGCTAGGCCCATCTCCACTTACCGAACCGAGTAGAGATGGCGCCTCACATGTCACAAGTTTGCATCTCCAGGTTCCTCTGATTATCACAACCAGCCACGGCCTTCCAAAAGATGTTGACCTTTTCACAACCTTGACAGCCAGACAGTTGCATCTTGGGG GCGAGGAGATTGTGAATGTGCACATACATTCGGAAAATGATACAACCACATGCCTCACTTTAAGAGCTCCAACTGTTCTCCTCCCTATGAGCCG ACTTCCCCCCGAGTGTCATGCATCGCGCAACAACCATTCACCTATCCACGTGGAGGCAAATGATCAGCCACCGTCACCATCACAACTCTGCTATGGTCTTTTCTCCTGGAATGACCCTACGTTCACTATCATGTTAACAAAG GAGGAGCAGTGGGTGGCAGTGCGACATCTGCTTGAAGTCAGTATGTGTCTGATAGGAGTTTGTTTAATCCTTTGTTTAGCTGCTAGCGTTTCACATTCAAAGATGCGCAACTACCACAGGAAGGAGCTGGACCTTCAAAAT GAACCTTTGATTGactcttga